From Glycine max cultivar Williams 82 chromosome 11, Glycine_max_v4.0, whole genome shotgun sequence, the proteins below share one genomic window:
- the LOC121173075 gene encoding protein NRT1/ PTR FAMILY 5.7 isoform X2, giving the protein MMHLWIIKEDFLSVLPRAYGKLLFLFLGLSLLILSQFIPSLKPNNNNQPRVAHEVAFFLAIYCISLGTGGHKPCLQSFGADQFNDDHREERKKKTSFFNWWSFTVCFAMLLGATVVVYVQDFVSWGVASLIITILMALTTIAFYAGRPFYRYKQPAGNPFRPILQVLVAAIRKRNLSCPSNPALLYEIPELEKSQGRLLSHTSGLSFLDKAAIIEEKYVEQKDNAWRLATVTRVEETKLVLNVVPIWLTSLTTGVCWAQASTLFVKQATTMNLKMTESFTLPPASLVSVAAIGVLISLPIYDRVIVPILRKVTGNERGISILRRISIGMTFSVIVMVAAALVEAKRLRIVGQRTMSVMWLIPQYLILGIANSFSLVGLQEYFYDQVPDSMRSIGMALYLSVTGVGNFLSSFLIIIVNHVTGKNGKSWIGKDINSSRLDRFYWMLAVINALDLCAFLFLARSYTYKTVQRRTMDTDGCNKSDGVETVAK; this is encoded by the exons ATGATGCATCTGTGGATTATAAAGGAAGACTTCCTTTCCGTGCTTCCACGGGCGTATGGAAAGCTTCTCTTTTTGTTCTTA GGATTAAGCCTCTTGATTCTGTCACAATTCATCCCAAGTCTAAAGCCAAACAACAATAATCAGCCTAGGGTGGCTCATGAAGTGGCTTTCTTCCTTGCCATTTACTGCATCTCCTTGGGCACTGGGGGACACAAACCATGCTTGCAAAGCTTTGGAGCTGATCAATTCAACGACGATCACCGggaagaaaggaagaagaagacatcCTTCTTCAACTGGTGGAGCTTTACTGTGTGCTTTGCTATGCTGCTTGGTGCAACAGTGGTTGTTTATGTTCAAGACTTTGTCAGTTGGGGAGTTGCTAGTCTCATCATCACTATTCTCATGGCTCTCACTACCATAGCTTTCTATGCAGGGAGGCCTTTTTATAGGTACAAGCAGCCAGCAGGAAACCCTTTTAGGCCAATTTTACAGGTTTTAGTTGCAGCAATTAGGAAAAGGAATTTGTCTTGTCCTTCAAATCCAGCTCTTTTGTATGAAATCCCAGAGTTAGAGAAGTCGCAAGGAAGGCTTCTGAGCCACACTAGCGGACTCAG TTTTCTAGACAAGGCTGCAATAATTGAAGAGAAATATGTTGAGCAGAAAGATAATGCATGGAGATTAGCAACAGTGACAAGAGTGGAGGAGACAAAACTTGTTCTAAATGTAGTTCCCATATGGCTAACTTCATTAACAACTGGAGTATGCTGGGCACAAGCCTCAACACTTTTTGTCAAGCAAGCAACTACCATGAATTTAAAGATGACCGAAAGTTTCACACTGCCACCTGCTTCCCTTGTTTCTGTTGCGGCAATTGGTGTCTTAATATCTCTCCCAATATACGATAGGGTCATTGTTCCAATTCTAAGGAAAGTCACAGGCAATGAAAGAGGCATCAGCATCCTTAGGAGGATCAGCATTGGCATGACATTCTCAGTCATAGTCATGGTTGCTGCTGCCTTAGTAGAAGCAAAGAGACTAAGAATCGTTGGACAAAGGACAATGAGTGTGATGTGGTTGATACCCCAATACTTGATACTTGGCATTGcaaattcattttctcttgTTGGGTTGCAAGAGTATTTCTATGACCAAGTTCCTGACTCAATGAGAAGCATAGGAATGGCTTTATATCTCAGTGTGACTGGAGTGGGAAACTTCTTAAGCAGCTTTCTAATCATCATTGTGAACCATGTCACAGGGAAAAATGGCAAGAGTTGGATTGGGAAGGACATAAATTCAAGTCGTTTGGATAGGTTTTATTGGATGTTGGCTGTCATCAATGCTTTGGATTTGTGTGCCTTTCTCTTCTTGGCAAGGAGTTACACTTACAAGACAGTACAGAGGAGAACTATGGATACTGATGGTTGTAACAAGAGTGATGGTGTGGAGACAGTGGCAAAATGA
- the LOC121173075 gene encoding protein NRT1/ PTR FAMILY 5.7 isoform X1: MEQEMEKRKEGTSEEEKWVHDASVDYKGRLPFRASTGVWKASLFVLIFEFSERISYFAMFSNLITYLTKVIHQDLSTAAKSVNYWAGTTTLMPLVGGFVADAYTGGFNMIIFSSLVYLMGLSLLILSQFIPSLKPNNNNQPRVAHEVAFFLAIYCISLGTGGHKPCLQSFGADQFNDDHREERKKKTSFFNWWSFTVCFAMLLGATVVVYVQDFVSWGVASLIITILMALTTIAFYAGRPFYRYKQPAGNPFRPILQVLVAAIRKRNLSCPSNPALLYEIPELEKSQGRLLSHTSGLSFLDKAAIIEEKYVEQKDNAWRLATVTRVEETKLVLNVVPIWLTSLTTGVCWAQASTLFVKQATTMNLKMTESFTLPPASLVSVAAIGVLISLPIYDRVIVPILRKVTGNERGISILRRISIGMTFSVIVMVAAALVEAKRLRIVGQRTMSVMWLIPQYLILGIANSFSLVGLQEYFYDQVPDSMRSIGMALYLSVTGVGNFLSSFLIIIVNHVTGKNGKSWIGKDINSSRLDRFYWMLAVINALDLCAFLFLARSYTYKTVQRRTMDTDGCNKSDGVETVAK, translated from the exons ATGGAGCAAGAAATGGAGAAGAGGAAGGAAGGTACAAGTGAAGAAGAGAAATGGGTGCATGATGCATCTGTGGATTATAAAGGAAGACTTCCTTTCCGTGCTTCCACGGGCGTATGGAAAGCTTCTCTTTTTGTTCTTA TATTTGAATTTAGTGAAAGGATAAGCTACTTTGCGATGTTCTCTAATCTTATCACGTACCTGACTAAAGTGATCCATCAAGACCTCAGTACAGCTGCCAAGAGTGTAAACTACTGGGCAGGAACAACAACCTTGATGCCTCTGGTTGGGGGATTTGTTGCTGATGCCTACACTGGTGGATTTAACATGATCATATTTTCTTCCCTCGTATACTTAATG GGATTAAGCCTCTTGATTCTGTCACAATTCATCCCAAGTCTAAAGCCAAACAACAATAATCAGCCTAGGGTGGCTCATGAAGTGGCTTTCTTCCTTGCCATTTACTGCATCTCCTTGGGCACTGGGGGACACAAACCATGCTTGCAAAGCTTTGGAGCTGATCAATTCAACGACGATCACCGggaagaaaggaagaagaagacatcCTTCTTCAACTGGTGGAGCTTTACTGTGTGCTTTGCTATGCTGCTTGGTGCAACAGTGGTTGTTTATGTTCAAGACTTTGTCAGTTGGGGAGTTGCTAGTCTCATCATCACTATTCTCATGGCTCTCACTACCATAGCTTTCTATGCAGGGAGGCCTTTTTATAGGTACAAGCAGCCAGCAGGAAACCCTTTTAGGCCAATTTTACAGGTTTTAGTTGCAGCAATTAGGAAAAGGAATTTGTCTTGTCCTTCAAATCCAGCTCTTTTGTATGAAATCCCAGAGTTAGAGAAGTCGCAAGGAAGGCTTCTGAGCCACACTAGCGGACTCAG TTTTCTAGACAAGGCTGCAATAATTGAAGAGAAATATGTTGAGCAGAAAGATAATGCATGGAGATTAGCAACAGTGACAAGAGTGGAGGAGACAAAACTTGTTCTAAATGTAGTTCCCATATGGCTAACTTCATTAACAACTGGAGTATGCTGGGCACAAGCCTCAACACTTTTTGTCAAGCAAGCAACTACCATGAATTTAAAGATGACCGAAAGTTTCACACTGCCACCTGCTTCCCTTGTTTCTGTTGCGGCAATTGGTGTCTTAATATCTCTCCCAATATACGATAGGGTCATTGTTCCAATTCTAAGGAAAGTCACAGGCAATGAAAGAGGCATCAGCATCCTTAGGAGGATCAGCATTGGCATGACATTCTCAGTCATAGTCATGGTTGCTGCTGCCTTAGTAGAAGCAAAGAGACTAAGAATCGTTGGACAAAGGACAATGAGTGTGATGTGGTTGATACCCCAATACTTGATACTTGGCATTGcaaattcattttctcttgTTGGGTTGCAAGAGTATTTCTATGACCAAGTTCCTGACTCAATGAGAAGCATAGGAATGGCTTTATATCTCAGTGTGACTGGAGTGGGAAACTTCTTAAGCAGCTTTCTAATCATCATTGTGAACCATGTCACAGGGAAAAATGGCAAGAGTTGGATTGGGAAGGACATAAATTCAAGTCGTTTGGATAGGTTTTATTGGATGTTGGCTGTCATCAATGCTTTGGATTTGTGTGCCTTTCTCTTCTTGGCAAGGAGTTACACTTACAAGACAGTACAGAGGAGAACTATGGATACTGATGGTTGTAACAAGAGTGATGGTGTGGAGACAGTGGCAAAATGA